A window of Kiritimatiellaceae bacterium contains these coding sequences:
- the gspD gene encoding type II secretion system secretin GspD has translation MKTTWITLLTAALLAIVFPAQAQEQLISLSFEDAPLEQAVELYREWTGRTVIKQADLSARITLKGRQLTQNEAKQAIETVLSMNGVALVPMGDKFLKVVPIANARQEGMEIKPFDAEKKYTEADQLITQVIPLRFVVFSDVQPLIQHLVHGYGKIIPMDRINSVLVTDTSANIARIVELVSMVDQPAEKIEPRIYQLKYAEAATIAGKLKELVEAAKTKKGEQTVVGDVRTIPGVIRAPKMDAGESGDATETQTEMIQGEVKMVADDRTNILIIFSKAANFGFFDNIIKVLDVPVDPAVIVEVINLEFAKAKEISGILNEFVGAAKATEKSKAPGGDTGKAEGSKTVDEIIQRAVEPTGREISPAAKSAIGRLSADTKILSDERSNSLLLMGRKSDLEAIKQVIASLDVMLEQVMIEAVILSVNLGDDLSTGVQWVYDTQKKNSPTNPIQQLVGWNGSSLNTGASNSVVGALGSGLSYYGIFPSVNMTALINATKSDNNARILSTPVVLTTDNTEAKITVGEERPVISSSINSGTGGNVNDGYSARSTYQYRNIGITLTVTPNINPQGFVVMEITQTADDVGGEVTIDGNKVPIVAKREISATVAVQDRSTVVLGGLVRKSNSKSASKIPILGDIPLLGWLFSTHNNSDARTELVVLLTPYVLTTPEQAQNEAKRIYKASDSKDTLWPRGWSQSPLRNDEPPKDDWKKKKGKKDKATVEESTNAVPGEASAVMPAE, from the coding sequence ATGAAAACAACATGGATTACCCTTCTGACCGCCGCCCTGCTCGCTATTGTATTTCCGGCGCAGGCGCAGGAACAGCTCATCTCGCTTAGCTTCGAGGATGCTCCGCTGGAACAAGCCGTTGAACTTTACCGCGAATGGACAGGCCGCACCGTCATCAAACAGGCCGACCTCAGCGCCCGCATCACCTTGAAAGGCCGCCAGCTCACGCAGAACGAAGCGAAGCAGGCGATTGAAACGGTTCTTTCGATGAACGGCGTTGCGCTGGTTCCGATGGGCGATAAATTCCTGAAAGTCGTCCCGATTGCCAACGCCCGGCAGGAAGGAATGGAAATTAAGCCGTTTGATGCGGAAAAAAAATATACCGAAGCCGACCAGCTGATCACTCAAGTAATCCCCCTGCGCTTTGTGGTTTTCTCTGACGTTCAGCCGCTGATTCAGCATCTTGTTCACGGGTATGGAAAAATCATACCGATGGATCGGATCAACAGCGTCCTTGTCACCGATACATCCGCCAACATTGCCCGCATCGTCGAACTCGTCAGCATGGTGGATCAACCCGCTGAAAAAATTGAACCGCGCATCTATCAGCTTAAATATGCCGAAGCCGCCACCATCGCCGGCAAACTGAAAGAACTGGTCGAAGCCGCTAAAACCAAAAAAGGCGAGCAGACCGTTGTCGGCGATGTGCGCACCATTCCCGGCGTAATCCGCGCGCCGAAAATGGACGCTGGCGAATCGGGTGATGCAACGGAAACACAGACGGAAATGATTCAGGGCGAAGTAAAAATGGTCGCTGACGACCGTACCAACATTCTCATCATCTTCTCGAAAGCCGCCAACTTCGGTTTCTTCGACAACATCATCAAGGTGCTGGACGTACCGGTTGATCCAGCCGTTATCGTGGAAGTCATTAATCTGGAATTTGCCAAAGCTAAAGAAATTTCCGGCATCCTGAATGAATTTGTCGGCGCGGCCAAGGCCACCGAAAAAAGCAAAGCACCGGGCGGTGACACCGGCAAAGCGGAAGGCAGTAAAACCGTTGACGAAATTATCCAACGCGCCGTCGAGCCGACCGGACGGGAAATCAGCCCGGCGGCTAAAAGTGCAATCGGTCGCCTCTCCGCTGACACCAAAATTCTCTCCGACGAACGCTCCAACTCCCTGCTCCTGATGGGCCGCAAATCCGATCTCGAAGCGATCAAGCAAGTGATCGCCAGCCTCGACGTCATGCTCGAACAGGTCATGATCGAAGCCGTCATCCTCAGTGTTAATCTTGGTGACGATTTATCGACAGGAGTTCAGTGGGTTTATGATACGCAGAAAAAAAACAGCCCCACTAATCCGATCCAACAACTCGTGGGCTGGAATGGTAGCAGTCTCAACACGGGCGCATCTAATTCGGTTGTTGGGGCATTGGGTAGCGGACTGAGCTACTATGGCATTTTCCCTTCGGTAAACATGACAGCCCTAATCAATGCTACTAAGTCGGACAATAATGCCCGCATTCTATCCACACCGGTCGTGCTGACGACGGATAATACGGAAGCGAAAATTACGGTCGGCGAAGAACGCCCGGTCATCTCCTCGTCAATCAACAGTGGAACAGGTGGAAATGTTAACGATGGTTACAGCGCCCGCTCCACCTACCAATATCGCAATATCGGCATTACACTCACCGTCACTCCCAACATTAACCCGCAAGGATTCGTTGTGATGGAAATAACGCAAACCGCTGATGATGTTGGCGGTGAAGTAACAATTGACGGTAATAAAGTTCCGATTGTCGCTAAACGTGAAATCAGCGCAACGGTTGCCGTGCAAGATCGCTCTACGGTCGTGTTAGGCGGACTGGTTAGAAAATCGAACTCAAAGAGTGCCAGTAAAATTCCGATTCTCGGTGACATCCCCTTGCTCGGCTGGCTCTTTAGCACCCACAATAACTCAGACGCTCGCACAGAACTGGTAGTTCTGCTGACGCCGTATGTATTGACCACGCCGGAACAGGCTCAAAATGAAGCCAAGAGGATTTATAAAGCATCTGATTCCAAGGACACCCTTTGGCCGCGCGGCTGGTCGCAGAGCCCGCTCCGCAACGACGAGCCGCCGAAAGACGACTGGAAGAAGAAAAAGGGCAAAAAGGATAAAGCGACTGTCGAGGAATCAACCAATGCGGTTCCGGGTGAAGCATCCGCAGTCATGCCAGCCGAATAA